The sequence TACTTTAGTTTTTTCAAGTAAAAAATCAGAAAAATCATCAGAATTTTTAATAATTTTTTTATATAATTTTTTTCCAAAAAAATATGAAATTTTTGGAAAAATATAAAAAGATCCATTTGGTTTATTAAATTGAAAACCTTTAATTTCTTTCATCATATCTAAAACTATATTTCTCCTTTTTTTAAATTCTTTTATCATATATTCTATTTTATTTGGATTAGCTTTTAACGCAGTTATAGCCGCTCTCTGAGCAATAGAATTAGTACAAGAAGTCATTTGTCCTTGTATTTTATCACAAGATTTAGCAATCCATTCTGGAGCTCCAATATATCCAATTCTCCAACCAGTCATTGAAAAAGCTTTAGATAATCCATTTAATGTGATAACTTGATTATAAATATCAGGAAATATAGCTATACTGGAATGTTTTTCTGAGGAGTAAGAAATATGTTCATAAATCTCATCAGAAATAATCATTATTTTAGGAAATTTTTTAAAAATTTCTGCTAAATTTCTTAATTCTTTATAAGAATAAATACTTCCAGTAGGATTACAAGGTGTACTAAAAATAAATAATTTTGTTTTATCTGTAATAGCTTTTTCTAACTGTTCTGGATAAATTTTGAAATTATTTTTCATGTTTGTAGGAACTACAACAGGATTAGATTCACAAATCTTAACCATTTGTAAATAACTTACCCAATATGGAGATGGAATAATGACTTCATCATTTTTATTAAGTAAGGATAAAAGAACATTCATTATAGCTTGTTTCGCCCCAGTAGAAACTACAATTTGAGACGGAGTATATTTCAAATTATTATCACGATAGAATTTATCGCATATTACTTTTCTAAGTTCTAAATATCCGGATACAGGAGTATAATAATGAAATCCTTCATCTATAGCTTTTTTAGCGTCATTTAATATAAAATTAGGAGGTAAAAAATCTGGTTCTCCCAAACTTAAATTAATAATATCATATCCTTTATTTTTCAACTCTCTTACTTTAGCTGACATAGCTATAGTTTGAGAATAAGATATATTCTGTAAACGATCGGATAATCTATTTTTCATAGTTAAAATTTGAAATGATTACAAATCTAAATAAATTTGATCTATAAATTTATTTATTTATAATGGAATTAATCAAAAAATATTTTCCAAATTTATTGGATCAACAAATACATCAATTTTCTTATTTAAAAAATTTATATGCATATTGGAATGCCCATGTTAATATAATTTCTAGAAAAACATTTGATGATTTTTATAAAATACATGTTCTTTTTTGTTTAGGTATAGCTAAAGTTTTTTATTTTTTTCCTGGATCATGTGTTATGGATTTAGGAACAGGAGGAGGTTTTCCTGGAATTCCTTTATCTATAATTTTTCCTAATACAGAATTTATATTAGTAGATTCTATAAGAAAAAAAATTAAAATTCTAGAAAATATAATAAATTTTCTTCATCTAAAAAATGCACATCCTATTTGTATACGTGCAGAAAAATTAGAAAAAAAATTTGATTTTGTAGTCACTAGAGCTGTATCAAAAATAGATACAATTCATAAATGGATAAAAAATAAGTTTAAATATCAATCTAGTTTTAGAATTAAAAATGGAGCTATACATTTAAAAGGAGGAAATATTTTTAATGAAATAAAAAAATATCCTCATGCAATAGAATATCCCTTAAATCATTATTTTAATGAACCATTTTTTGAAACTAAAAAAGTTGTTTGGATTTCTAACATTTAATCTCCTAAAATGAATCCTAAAAAAAAATTTTTAGAAAAAATAAAACAAAAAGGAGGTTGGGTTAATGCTCATTCTCACTTAGATAGAGCTTATACTTTAACAAAAAAAAATTTTAAATATTCTTATTTTCCTATTCAAAAAAAATGGTATTTAGTTGATGAAATGAAACGTTTAGCTTCGGAAGAAGATATATATTTTCGTATGGAAAAAGCTTTAGAATATTTTTTAATACAAGGGACACAAGCTTTATGTACATTTATAGATGTAGATGAAGTTATAGAAGATCGTGCTTTAAAAGCTGCTCAAAAAATAAAAAATAATTATGGAAATTATATTCATATTTGTTTTGCTAACCAAGTTCTTAAAGGAGTTTTGGATAAAAATTCAAAATATTGGTTTGATCAATCAATAGAATTTGTGGATATTATCGGAGGTCTACCTGCTAAAGATTATGGTAGAGAAGATGAACATTTAGATATTTTATTTAAAACAGCTAAAAGTAAAGGTAAAATATTACATGTTCATGTAGATCAATTTAATACTAATGAAGAAAAAGAAACTGAAAAATTAGCTAAAAAAACAATTGAACATGGAATGCAAGGGAAAGTAGTAGCTATACATAGTATTTCTTTAGCTGCACATAATAGAGCATATCGTTATGAAATATATAAATTAATGAAAAAAGCAAATTTAATGGTTATATCTTGTCCAATTGCTTGGATAGATCATACTAGAAGTGAACGTTTAACTCCTAGCCATAATTCTATCACTCCAGTGGATGAAATGGTACCTGAAGGAATTATAGTTGCTTTTGGTACAGATAATATTTGTGATATATATAAACCTTTTTCTGATGGTAATCTTTGGATAGAATTACGTGTAATGTTGGAAGCTTGTCATTATTATGATATAGATAATTTAGTAAAAATAGCTACGATAAATGGATTAAAAGTATTAGGTTTAGTAAAAAAATAACTTATCTTTTTCCTCCTTTTTCTGTACGCATTTGTGGAAAAAATAAAACTTCTTGAATTGAATTTTTATTAGTAAGTAACATTATTAAACGATCTATTCCAATTCCAATACCTGCAGTAGGAGGCATTCCGAATTCTAAAGCACGTATGAAATCTTGATCAATAGATAAGGATTCATCTTTTTTATTATTTTTTTCTGATAACTTAATTTGTTCTCGTAAACGATTAAGTTGATCTATAGGATCATTAAGTTCTGAATAAGCATTAGCAATTTCTTGTCCATTTATAATAAGTTCAAAACGTTCTGATAAATTCTCTATATGACGATGTTTTTTAGTTAACGGACTCATTTCTATAGGATAATCAATAATAAAAGTAGGATTTATATAATGTTTTTCGCATTTTTCTTCAAAAATATTTTCAATAAGTTTAGCTTTACTCATTTTTACATTTTCTTCTATATGTAATTTTTTACAAACTGTTCTTAAGTCTTCTTTATCCATTTTTTTAATATCAAATCCAGTATATTTTTTAATAGAATCCAACATAGATATACGGTAAAAAGGAGTTTTGAAACTAATATGATTATTATCTATATCTTTTGTAAATTTATTAAAAATACACTTCATTAATTTTTCTGTAAAATTCATCATCCAATAATAATCTTTATAAGCTACATAAAGTTCTAATACAGTAAATTCTGGATTATGAATACGATCCATTCCTTCATTTCTAAAATTTCTAGAAAATTCATATACTCCGTTAAATCCACCAATTATAAGCCTTTTTAGATATAGTTCGTTAGCTATACGTAAATATAATGGAATCCCAAGAGTATTATGATATGTTTCAAAAGGACGAGCTACAGCTCCTCCAGGAATGGATTGTAGAATAGGAGTATCTACTTCTAAATACCCTTTTTTATCCAAAAAATTTCTAATTTCTTGTATAATACGAGTACGTTTTAAAAAAATATTTTTAACATGATCATTAACTATAAGATCTACATAACGCATGCGATAACGTTGTTCTGTATTAGAAAAAGCATCATATATTTTTTTATTTTTATCCACTTTTACTTGTGGTAATGGACGTATAGACTTAGATAACAAAGTTAATTTATGAACATCTACAGTTTTTTCATTCATTTTTGTTTTAAATAAAACTCCTTTTATTCCAATAATATCTCCTATATCTATAAGTTTTTTTAAAAAAATATTATAAGTATCATCCTTCCCCATTTTATCTGAAAATAAATGATCCTTAGTAAAATATATTTGTATACACCCTGTGTGATCTTTAATTTCTCCAAAAGAAGCTTTTCCTAAAATGCGTAAACGTATTAATCGTCCTGCTATACTGATACTTTCTTTTTCTGTAAAATTTTTTCGTATATTACAAATAGTAGTAGTAACTACATATTCTTCTGATGGATAAGGATTTATTCCTAATAATTTTAGTTGATTTAATTTTTTTATGCGTACAATTTTTTGTTCTGATTGTTGCTCTGATAAATAGGACATATATTTATTTTATGTACCAGAAATGAATACGAATAAAACATAAGATACATTTGTTTTTTTTATTATATAAATTTTTAAAAAACTTATGAAAAAAAAAATACTTTTTTTTGAAGATTTAGGGAAAAAAAAATATGAAGATACTTGGATATATCAAAAAAAATTATTCAATAAAATAATACAAAAAAAAATAAATAAAATTTCTTCTATAGAAGCTGGATATTTGTTATTTGTAGAACATTATCATGTATATACTATAGGTAAAAATGGAAAAAAAGATAAACATTTATTAGTTACATTAGATTTTTTAGAAAAAATCAATGCTACTATTTGTAAAACAGATAGAGGTGGTGATATTACATACCATGGTCCTGGACAATTGATAGTATATCCTATTTTAAATATGGATTATTTTTTTACGGATATTCACAAATATCTTCGTTTTTTAGAAGAAGTTATTATACATTTTTTATGTAAAAATTATGGAATAAAAGGAGAACGAGAAAAAGGAAAAACAGGAGTTTGGTTATTGGATAATAAAAAATCAAGAAAAATATGTGCAATAGGAATAAGAATTAGTCGTTGGGTTACCATGCATGGATTTGCTTTAAATGTAAATACAAATCTAAAATATTTCGATTATATTGTCCCCTGTGGGATTTATAATAAAGAAGTCACTTCTTTAAAAAAAGAATTAAAAAAAAACAATATTTCTTTTAATGAAGTTAAATATATGGTAAAAAAATCTTTTCAAGAAATTTTTGATGTAGAATTTATTAATAAAAATTGAAATAATTTAATTTACTAGTTCTGAAATCATAATTCCATCTTTGTCCATTTTTTTTAAAAATACATCTTGTAATGTATTTTTACACATAAAATTTGAAGCATTCAATTGTATTTTTGTTCTAATATAATTTTCTGTATAACCATATAAATATTTTTTATTTGGAGCACTATTTTCAAATAAAACGGTTTTTTTTGTATTAATTTGACTTTCACAAAAAAAATTATATTTATATTTTGAAAGTTTTCTTAAAATTTTGTTACGTTTACATTGTATTTTTTTAGATATATTTTCTTGTATAGTTATGGATTTTGTATTTGGTCTAGGAGAATAAGTAAATATATGTAAAGATGAAATTTCTAACTTTTTTAAAAAATGAAAAGTTTCTAAAAAATGTTGATGCGTCTCTCCAGGAAAACCAACAATAACATCAGATCCTATATAAGCTTCCGGAATTAAATATCGTATTTTTTTTACTTTTTCTTTATAAATATCTCGTTTATAACGTCGATGCATTTTCCCCAAAATATCGTTACTACCAGATTGTAAAGGTATATGAAAATGAGGTACAAAATGTTTACTTTTAGATAAAAATTCAATATATTCATTTTTCAATAAATTAGGTTCTATAGATGATAAACGTATTCTACCCTTTTCTTTTATTTGATCTATAGCTTGCATTAAATCTAAAAATGTATACATACGATTTTTTCCATTTATTTTACCATAATCACCAATATTTACTCCTGTTAAAACGATTTCTTTTACTCCTTTTCTAAAAATAAACTTAATATTTTCTAATATATTTTCTATACTATCAGAACGAGATCCTCCTCTTGATATAGGAATGATACAATAACTGCATTTATAATCACATCCATCTTGTATTTTCAAAAAAGAACGAGTTCTACCACCAATGGAAAATGATGGAAAATAAGTTTTTTTTGAAATAATATTTGTATAATATTTTTTTATCCATTTTTTTTCAATAAAATTTATTATTTTAAATTTTT is a genomic window of Blattabacterium cuenoti containing:
- a CDS encoding pyridoxal phosphate-dependent aminotransferase gives rise to the protein MKNRLSDRLQNISYSQTIAMSAKVRELKNKGYDIINLSLGEPDFLPPNFILNDAKKAIDEGFHYYTPVSGYLELRKVICDKFYRDNNLKYTPSQIVVSTGAKQAIMNVLLSLLNKNDEVIIPSPYWVSYLQMVKICESNPVVVPTNMKNNFKIYPEQLEKAITDKTKLFIFSTPCNPTGSIYSYKELRNLAEIFKKFPKIMIISDEIYEHISYSSEKHSSIAIFPDIYNQVITLNGLSKAFSMTGWRIGYIGAPEWIAKSCDKIQGQMTSCTNSIAQRAAITALKANPNKIEYMIKEFKKRRNIVLDMMKEIKGFQFNKPNGSFYIFPKISYFFGKKLYKKIIKNSDDFSDFLLEKTKVATVSGSAFGNNECLRISYASSEDKIIEAFTRIKKVLI
- the rsmG gene encoding 16S rRNA (guanine(527)-N(7))-methyltransferase RsmG; its protein translation is MELIKKYFPNLLDQQIHQFSYLKNLYAYWNAHVNIISRKTFDDFYKIHVLFCLGIAKVFYFFPGSCVMDLGTGGGFPGIPLSIIFPNTEFILVDSIRKKIKILENIINFLHLKNAHPICIRAEKLEKKFDFVVTRAVSKIDTIHKWIKNKFKYQSSFRIKNGAIHLKGGNIFNEIKKYPHAIEYPLNHYFNEPFFETKKVVWISNI
- a CDS encoding amidohydrolase family protein, whose translation is MNPKKKFLEKIKQKGGWVNAHSHLDRAYTLTKKNFKYSYFPIQKKWYLVDEMKRLASEEDIYFRMEKALEYFLIQGTQALCTFIDVDEVIEDRALKAAQKIKNNYGNYIHICFANQVLKGVLDKNSKYWFDQSIEFVDIIGGLPAKDYGREDEHLDILFKTAKSKGKILHVHVDQFNTNEEKETEKLAKKTIEHGMQGKVVAIHSISLAAHNRAYRYEIYKLMKKANLMVISCPIAWIDHTRSERLTPSHNSITPVDEMVPEGIIVAFGTDNICDIYKPFSDGNLWIELRVMLEACHYYDIDNLVKIATINGLKVLGLVKK
- the lysS gene encoding lysine--tRNA ligase, whose translation is MSYLSEQQSEQKIVRIKKLNQLKLLGINPYPSEEYVVTTTICNIRKNFTEKESISIAGRLIRLRILGKASFGEIKDHTGCIQIYFTKDHLFSDKMGKDDTYNIFLKKLIDIGDIIGIKGVLFKTKMNEKTVDVHKLTLLSKSIRPLPQVKVDKNKKIYDAFSNTEQRYRMRYVDLIVNDHVKNIFLKRTRIIQEIRNFLDKKGYLEVDTPILQSIPGGAVARPFETYHNTLGIPLYLRIANELYLKRLIIGGFNGVYEFSRNFRNEGMDRIHNPEFTVLELYVAYKDYYWMMNFTEKLMKCIFNKFTKDIDNNHISFKTPFYRISMLDSIKKYTGFDIKKMDKEDLRTVCKKLHIEENVKMSKAKLIENIFEEKCEKHYINPTFIIDYPIEMSPLTKKHRHIENLSERFELIINGQEIANAYSELNDPIDQLNRLREQIKLSEKNNKKDESLSIDQDFIRALEFGMPPTAGIGIGIDRLIMLLTNKNSIQEVLFFPQMRTEKGGKR
- the lipB gene encoding lipoyl(octanoyl) transferase LipB — protein: MKKKILFFEDLGKKKYEDTWIYQKKLFNKIIQKKINKISSIEAGYLLFVEHYHVYTIGKNGKKDKHLLVTLDFLEKINATICKTDRGGDITYHGPGQLIVYPILNMDYFFTDIHKYLRFLEEVIIHFLCKNYGIKGEREKGKTGVWLLDNKKSRKICAIGIRISRWVTMHGFALNVNTNLKYFDYIVPCGIYNKEVTSLKKELKKNNISFNEVKYMVKKSFQEIFDVEFINKN
- the mtaB gene encoding tRNA (N(6)-L-threonylcarbamoyladenosine(37)-C(2))-methylthiotransferase MtaB; protein product: MKKKVAFYTIGCKLNYAETSTIEREFNQLYYKHVSFNVYADIYVINSCSVTKNAEIELRHVVRSAMNKNSKAFVIAIGCYAELNPKEVSSIDGVDLVLGNKEKFKIINFIEKKWIKKYYTNIISKKTYFPSFSIGGRTRSFLKIQDGCDYKCSYCIIPISRGGSRSDSIENILENIKFIFRKGVKEIVLTGVNIGDYGKINGKNRMYTFLDLMQAIDQIKEKGRIRLSSIEPNLLKNEYIEFLSKSKHFVPHFHIPLQSGSNDILGKMHRRYKRDIYKEKVKKIRYLIPEAYIGSDVIVGFPGETHQHFLETFHFLKKLEISSLHIFTYSPRPNTKSITIQENISKKIQCKRNKILRKLSKYKYNFFCESQINTKKTVLFENSAPNKKYLYGYTENYIRTKIQLNASNFMCKNTLQDVFLKKMDKDGIMISELVN